The Candidatus Denitrolinea symbiosum DNA window GGGCGGCGATGGTGTTTTCGAGTTCCTGCAATTGAGCAAGTTTTCGGCGTTCTTCTTTGGTCTTGACGTTTTTGGTTTTGCGTTCGTTGGCGCCTGGAGATTGGCGATTGGAGATTGAAGATTGATGTTCCGCGAGACGCGCCGCCTGCTTCTCGCGTTCCTCCTTCATCTGCGAATACGCGCCGTTGAACACGACCAGCCGCGGGACGTCGGCGATCTGGATCTCCCAGATCTGCGTCGCCAGCGCGTCGATCAGATAGCGGTCATGGCTGACGAGCAGGATCGTCCCCTCGTAGTTATCCAGCACGGACTGCAACACCTCCTGCGCGGGGATGTCGAGATGGTTGGTCGGCTCGTCGAGCAGGAGGAAGTTGGTCTGTTGCAGCGCGAGTTTGGCGAGGGCGAGACGTCCACGCTCGCCGCCAGAGAGCATGTCCACGAGCTTGAAGGCGTCGTCGCCTGAGAACAGGAACTTGCCCAACAGATCGCGGACTTCGTGGAGCAGGAACTCGGGCCGCACGGACTGGATCTCTTGCATGAGCGTCTTGCGCGGATCGAGTCCCTCGTGCGCCTGGGCGAAGTAGCCGACGTGCAGCGACGCGCCCATGATGACCTCGCCGCCGAGCGGAGGGATTTTCTCGAACGCGGATTTATCCGCAGATGACTCCGATCGAGCGGGTTTTTCTTTTTCCGTATCTGCGTCATCTGCTAAATCTATGGATGATTTCCTGCTCGCCCCGAAATTCTCCGTGCCGAGAATCGTTTTCAGGAACGTCGTCTTGCCCGCGCCGTTGGGACCGATCAACGCCGCGCAGTCCCGCCGACGCAGGGTGATGTCTTCGGCGACGAACAGCAGCTTACCCGCGTCGCCGCGCGTCTCGTCGGGTGGATAGCCGACCCGCAGGTCTTTCGTGCGCAGGACCAACTCACCCGAACGGGAAGCCGTCTTCAGCCGCAGATGGAATTTCGGCGGACGGTTGTCGGGCAGACGCAACGCGCGCACGCGGCGCTCAGCCTCCTCCACGCCAAAGGGCGAAGTCGTCGTCTCAATGTCCAACTGACTCCAATTGGAATTCACCGCCGCGTCCATGCCGACCTGTTCGATGGCCTGCACGACGCGCGTCAGCCGTTTGAGTTTGCCCTTGGCCTGCAGGGTGTTCTGACCCGCGATATTTTTCTTGATGTATTCCACGTCCTTCAACAGTTTTTCCTTCTCGCTGTTGAAGACCTCCTCGCGGCGGTTCCAACGTTCCTCGCGTTGCTGCAAATAATGAGTGTAGTTGCCGCGATAGACCTCCGCGCCGTCGGGACGCATTTCCAGAATCACGTTGGCGGCGCGGTCCAGAAAATATCGGTCGTGCGAAACGAGGACCGCCGCGCCGTCCCACTGCGCGAGATAGCTCTCCAGCCATTCCACAGCGCGGATGTCGAGGTGGTTGGTCGGCTCGTCGAGCAGGAGGACGTCGGGGTCCGAGAGCAGGAGGCGGGACAGAAACGCGCGGGTGCGCTGTCCGCCCGAAAGGTGGTCGAGCCGCATGTCGTAGTCCGAGGCGTCGAAGCCCAGCCCCGTCAGCGTCTGCTTGATGCGCGTCACGTACGTGTATCCGCCGCGCCGTTCGAAGTCGTGTTGCAGTTTGCCGTAGCGCGACATCATCTGCGCGTCGGCGTGCGTCAGTTGCGATTCGAGTCGGTGGAGTTCGTCCTGCTGTTGGATGAGACGCGCGAACGGGGACAGGCACGCCTCCCAGAGCGTTCCCTCCATTTGGAAGTCGGCCTCCTGGGTGAGATACCCGATCCGCGCGGACCTCGCGCGGGTCACCGTCCCCGAGGAGGCTTCCTCCTCCCCGACGAGGATCCGCAGCAGGGTGGTCTTGCCGCAGCCGTTGGGACCGACGATGGCGAGCCGCGCGCCCTTTGGCACGGAAAATGTGACGCCGCGGAAGATGTCTTCCGCGCCGAAGGATTTGGAGAGGGAGGTGGCGGTGAGGAGGGACATGAGGTTATCAGCAGTACGTATTGCGTAATCGCCCCGAATTATAAAACATGCGGACGGATTATTTGTTTTCCTCGTCCTCCGCCCAATTTATGGGATTGGATTCGATGTAGAGATGGATTCGATTCGCTTCATTTGCGTTTCTGATGATGTGTTCGTAATAATCGCGCTGCCAAAATTTGCCGTCAAAACGCGGCCAGCCCAATTCCTTGACGCCGCTAATATATTCGTTGGTGGTCATCGTTTTGAACCATTGAATCATTTGCGATAACGGCGCGTCGGGTTGCTGCTGGGACGGTTGTTGGGGCGGTTGTTGGGGCGGACCTACGTGTCCGCCCGTATTGGTTGCGCCCTCGCCCTCAGGGGAGACACGCAGGTCTCCCCCTACGCGTTCGCCCGTATTGGTTGCGCCCTCGCCCTCAGGGGAGACACGCAGGTCTCCCCCTACGCGTTCGCCCGTATTGGTTGCGCCCTTGCCCTCAGGGGAGGTTGCGCCCTCGCCCTCAGGGGAGACACGCAGGTCTCCCCCTACGTGTTCAACGTCAATTGGGTTGGGGACGGTGGGATTGATAATGATGATCCCGTGAAAATGGTTGGGCATGACGACAAACGCGCCCAATGTGATTTGCGGAAATTTGTTGGGCAATTCATTCCACCATTTGACGATCATCTGCCCCGCGTCGTTCAATATCATTTCGCCGTGTTCGATGTGGCCGAATAATTGCGCGCGTCCCTGCGTTACGATGGTGACGAAATACGCGCCCGCCTGGGAATAATCGTAACCTTTCAAACGAATAGACCGACGATGATGGATTTTGGGATCGTATTTCATGGTGGGGATTATAAACGTCAGAACCTGTTGGGGTGGACCTGTTGGGGTGGACCTGTTGGGGTCGACCTGTTGGGGTGGACCTGCGTGTCCACCCACCCCCTCGCGCCCAGGGGCAGACACGCGTAGGGGCGAACCTGCGTGTTCGCCCAGCAGACACGCAGGTCTGGGGCAGACACGCAGGTCTGCCCCTACGGTTTTACGTTACCGAATCACCTCAAGCCTCTTCCCCACTTTCGCGAAGGCTTCCAGGCCTTTATCTAGGTCGTCCTGCGAATGCGCGGCGGAGATCATCACGCGGATGCGCGCTTTGCCCTGCGGCACGGTGGGATAACCCAACGCCATCGCAAACACGCCTTCCTCGAACAACCCGCGGCTGAATTCCTGCGCCAGTTTCGCCTCGCCGAGCATGATCGGGGTGATGGGAGTCTCGCTCACGCCCGTGTCGAACCCCAGATTTTTCATCTCGGCTTTGAAATATTTGGCGTTGTCCCAGAGTTTATCCACGAGTTGCGTGGAATCTTCGAGCAGGTCAATCGCCGCGAGACAGGCCGCCGCGTCAGGGACGGTGACCGCGGAGGAGAACAGGAACGGTCGTCCGCGCTGGCGCAGCCACTCGACGATGACCTTGTTCCCCGCCACCATGCCGCCGACCACGCCGAACGCCTTCGACATCGTGCCGATCTCCACGTCCACTTTACCGTGCAAGCCGAAATGATCCACGATGCCGCGTCCGCCGTTACCCAGCACGCCCTCGCCGTGCGCGTCGTCCACCATCAGCAGGATGTCGTGCTTCTTCGCTACCTCGCAGATGTCGGGCAGCGGGGCGATGTCGCCGTCCATGCTGAAGACGCCGTCTGTGACAATGAGCGCGCGGCGGTACTGATTCAGGTTCGCCTGGATCTGTTCCTCGAGCGACTTCACATCGTTGTGTTCGTAGGCGATGATCTTCGCGCCAGAGAGACGACAGCCGTCAATGATAGAAGCGTGGTTGAGTCGGTCGGAGAAGATGACGTCTTCCTTGCCCACCAGCGCGGGGATGGTGGCGAGGTTGGCGGTGAATCCGCTTTGGAAGGTGATGGCCGCTTCGACGCCCTTGAACTGAGCCAGCCGCTTCTCCAACTCGACGTGCAGGGTCATCGTCCCCGCGATGGAGCGCACCGCGGCGGGACCGATTCCCAGCGCGTCCAGCGACTTCTTCGCGGCGGCCACGATGTCGGGATGGTTCGCCAGCCCGAGATAGTTGTTCGAGCAGAAGTTGAGCACGCGCTTGCCGTCCACTTTGAGCCACGCGCCCTGCGGCGACTCGATGGTGCGGATGCGGTTGTACAGTCCCTGCGCTTGCAGGGCTTCGATCTCTTGCTGGATCCAATCGGTTTTGGACATGGGGAACTCCTGAGGGAAGAGGGTAGAGAACGGAGAGCAGAGAAGAGAGAGCAGAGAGCAGCAGGCGGTAGGCGAAAACTATGGAGCGCCAATATAGTGCGCTTCTTCAATCGACGCGTAACGGAATGGCAAGTCGGTTTGGACAATGGCTTCCAGCAAAGTGACGGCGAACGGCTGGATGTCAAAGTGAGTGTAATAATAGCCGTTGTCGTCGGGCGCGGTGGCGCAGGCGTATCCAATGCGTCCGCAGTCGACGCGCATCGGAAACGCCAGCAAAAGCAGGGCCAGCCATACCACGATCCGCTTCTTGTGTTTGACGAAAAATTGGCGCATGGGTTTATTATAGCGACGATTGAAAAAACGGCTGTCACGATTTGGGCGTGATAGCCGTCTCAATTTGCTCGGCGTTCAACACAATTTCACCCGCGTCCACATCGGCGAGGAGTTCGCGCACGGTCTTGCCGAGGATGGGATGTACGAGGTCGGGGGCGATGTCCGCGAGCGGGACGAGGACGAAGCCGCGTTCGTGCAGGCGCGGGTGCGGGATGACAAGCGGCGGCGTGTCGAGGACGAGATCGTCGTAGAAGAGGATGTCGAGGTCAATGACGCGCGGGCCCCAGCGGAAGGTCTCCCCGCGTCCCAACTCGACTTCGAGCGTCTTCAGTTTTCGGAGGAGGGATCCTGGCTCGAGCGCCGTCCGAGCATGGAGGGCCATGTTGAGGAACGCGGGTTGGTCGGCGAAGCCCCAGGGGGGAGTCTCAAAGACCCTCGAAACAGAGACCGGCTGAACGTCGGGAGGAAGCGAGCGGAGGGCCGCGCGCAGGTTGGCGAGTCGGTCGCCGAGGTTGGTCCCGAGGGCGAGGTAAATGTCGTGCGTCATGTCAACGTGAATATACCAGAAACCGAGGCGCGCGAGGGGACGGCGTCTGAAATGGTTTATACTTCGCCCATCTTATAGGAGGCCACCGTGACCGAAGAAACCAACGCCCAGAACGCCGAACAGCCCAGGATCAAGCAGCCGCCCATCCTGTTCGACAAGACCCAACGCATCCTTGAAAAGATCGCCGCGCAGTTGGGCGGGCCGCTCATCGCGTATTGGAACAACCCGATGGGTTCGGTCTGCCAGAACGATGTGGTGGCGCTGTACGAGGCGCTGGAGAAACTCGGCCATGTGGAGACGATCAATCTCTTCATTAAGTCGAGCGGCGGAAACGGACAGTCGTCGCTGCGGCTGGTGAATTTGCTGAGGCAGTATTGCGACCGCCTTGTGGCGCTCATCCCGCTGGAATGCGCCTCGGCCGCGACGATGATCGCGCTGGGCGCCAACGAGGTTTTGATGGGACCGATGGCCTACCTGACCGCGGTGGATACTTCGTTGACTCACTCCCTCTCTCCCATTGACCGCGACAACGACCGCGTCAGCGTGAGCCTGGACGAGTTGACGCGCGTCATCCGCCTGTGGACGAAACAGGAGGCGCAGGAGAAGGAAAACCCCTACCAGTCGCTGTTCCAATATGTGCATCCCCTCGTCATCGGCGCGGTGGACCGGGCCGAGTCGCTGTCCATCATGTTGTGCAAGGAACTGCTGGCTTTTCACATCACGGACGAACAGGCCGCCGACCAGATCGCGAGCGCGCTCAATTCGAAGTATCCCTCGCACAACTATCCCATTTTGATGGAGGAAGCGCGCCGCATCGGGCTGAAAGCGGACCCCATGCCCGCGGACGTCAACACGCTGCTGCTCGAACTCAACGAACTCTACAGCGAGATGGGACAGCGCGCCACGACGGACTTCGACGAGATCCACTCGCACAGCAACGAGATTCTCAATATCTGGGAGGCGGCGGGGATCCAGGTCTATTACAAGCAGGACAAGGACTGGTTCTACCGCATGGAGGAGCGCCGCTGGATCACGCTCAACGACAACTCGGCCTGGCGCCGTCTCGAGCAGGTGAATGGACAGACCGAGGAAAGCATTTTGCACATCGCGTAAACGCAACCGACTGGCTGACGAGGCCAGTCGGTTTTTTGTTGTTTGGAACATCCTGAAGTGGAACTTCAGGATTCCTGATTTCCCTGGGACTCCGAAAGCTCTGCTTTCGGAACATCCTGAAGTGGAACTTCGAGATTCCAGATCACTTCGGCAACTTTTTCAGCACGCCCGTCATCTGCTGGCGGTAGGTCTGCAAGGCCTCGCGTCCTCGGGACGTGATCTTGACGACCGTGTGGGGAATCTTTTCAACGAATTCCTTTTCGATGTCCACGTAACGGGCGGCCTCCAGTTTGCCGAGATGCGAGGAGAGATTGCCCTTCGTCAGTCCCGTTTGGCGCATGAGGAAGAGGAAGTCCGCGGCCTCGATGAGCGAAAGGACTGTCAGGATGTGGAGCCGCGCGGGTTCATGGACGAGGCGGTCAATTTCGGCGAAGGGCGTCTCATCGGGGCTCATTGCGTCTCCTCCGCGCGGATGGGATACGTCCGCATGAAGCGGACGAAGATCGCCGCGCCCCAGACGAGGAAGACGGGACCGGTCACGAACAGGTAGAGCGCGACGTTGTCGAGCTTGCCTGGCAAATCCACGAACGGGACAGCGAAGCCCGCAACGAGGGAGAAGACCGCCATCACGTAATGGCGCGCGAAGCCCGTCTTTTGGGCGATAAAGGAGAGTCCTGCCGCGAGGGTCAGCGCGGGGATCAGCGGGACCCATTTGTAGAGCGTCTGCGTCCATTCGCCTGAGCGCGCAAGGGCCGTGACCAGCGCAACAGCAATTCCCGCCGCGAGCAAGGCCGCCACGATGCACCTGCCTGGGTTGCTATCCCGATCGGGGAATCGCATGTACCCGATGCGCGGATAGGTGAAACGCTCCTTCATCTTTTTCGCGAGGGCGGGGAAGAAGGCTATGAACACGATGAAGAGCGCCGTCATATCGGCTTGAATGCAAATGCCCGTGAGCAAAAAGTACGCGCCGAGCAGCATTTCCATCAGGCCGTCGCGCATCGAGTCCTGCCAGAGATTCCTGGCGACGGTTTTGGAGTCGAGGTTGGCATCCATGGGTCATCCTTTCTTGACTAATTACAGACTAGTTTGTATTGCAAACCTATCTGTAGTATATGCCGTTTTTGAGATTTGTCAAGGCTCGGCAAAGCGACTCGGATCGGCTCTCCAGTCCGCGCGGTACAATTGCGCCATGCCAGCCTTCTCCCCCTCCGATCCCAACTTCGAATCGCGCCTCCGCTCCAGCGCGGGGATGCAGGGACTCCTGTCCACGCTCGGCGCGGAGTTGGGACTGGTCCGCGCAGGCGAAGTCCACCTGACCGCGCCGTACGACGCGCGCTTCTCCCAGCAGGACGGATTCCTGCACGCGGGCATCGCTGCCGCGCTGATGGATTCCGCCTGCGGATACGCGGCTTACTCGTTGATGCCCGCCGCGTCGCGCGTCCTCTCGGTGGAGTTCAAAGTCAATTTGCTTTCTCCTGCCCGAGGTCAACGCTTCCGCGCCGAGGGACGCGTCGTCAAGTCGGGACGGACGCTCACCGTCTGCGAAGGGAAGTTGTTTTCCATCGAAAACGACGCGGAGACTCTCTGCGCCATCATGCAGGCGACGATGATCTGTATAAAAGAGTAAGACAATGAATGAAACCGCCCTTCGCAAAATCTGGAATAAGACATCAGGTCATTGTCATTTCTGCGGCGACCCTGTTGATTTTGACAAACGCGGTTGGCGCGAGGGAGAATTGACAGGATATTGGGAAGTTGATCACGTCATTCAAAAAGGCAAAGGCGGAAACAACTCTACTGAAAATTATCTCCCTGCTTGCACCAGATGCAACCGTTTAAGATGGCATCGAACTGGCGAACAAGTGCGGGAATTATTACTACTTGGATTGATAGCTAAAGATGAAATTAAGAAGAACTCTCAAACTGGTATTAAATTGAATCGATTGCGAGAGAAACGCTCAATCGAAAACGAAAAACGTA harbors:
- a CDS encoding ABC transporter ATP-binding protein, translated to MSLLTATSLSKSFGAEDIFRGVTFSVPKGARLAIVGPNGCGKTTLLRILVGEEEASSGTVTRARSARIGYLTQEADFQMEGTLWEACLSPFARLIQQQDELHRLESQLTHADAQMMSRYGKLQHDFERRGGYTYVTRIKQTLTGLGFDASDYDMRLDHLSGGQRTRAFLSRLLLSDPDVLLLDEPTNHLDIRAVEWLESYLAQWDGAAVLVSHDRYFLDRAANVILEMRPDGAEVYRGNYTHYLQQREERWNRREEVFNSEKEKLLKDVEYIKKNIAGQNTLQAKGKLKRLTRVVQAIEQVGMDAAVNSNWSQLDIETTTSPFGVEEAERRVRALRLPDNRPPKFHLRLKTASRSGELVLRTKDLRVGYPPDETRGDAGKLLFVAEDITLRRRDCAALIGPNGAGKTTFLKTILGTENFGASRKSSIDLADDADTEKEKPARSESSADKSAFEKIPPLGGEVIMGASLHVGYFAQAHEGLDPRKTLMQEIQSVRPEFLLHEVRDLLGKFLFSGDDAFKLVDMLSGGERGRLALAKLALQQTNFLLLDEPTNHLDIPAQEVLQSVLDNYEGTILLVSHDRYLIDALATQIWEIQIADVPRLVVFNGAYSQMKEEREKQAARLAEHQSSISNRQSPGANERKTKNVKTKEERRKLAQLQELENTIAALEADLANLSTQLESPFVNPKEVAVIGKEYERVQREMDEKLSEWEGLQE
- a CDS encoding glycine C-acetyltransferase; this encodes MSKTDWIQQEIEALQAQGLYNRIRTIESPQGAWLKVDGKRVLNFCSNNYLGLANHPDIVAAAKKSLDALGIGPAAVRSIAGTMTLHVELEKRLAQFKGVEAAITFQSGFTANLATIPALVGKEDVIFSDRLNHASIIDGCRLSGAKIIAYEHNDVKSLEEQIQANLNQYRRALIVTDGVFSMDGDIAPLPDICEVAKKHDILLMVDDAHGEGVLGNGGRGIVDHFGLHGKVDVEIGTMSKAFGVVGGMVAGNKVIVEWLRQRGRPFLFSSAVTVPDAAACLAAIDLLEDSTQLVDKLWDNAKYFKAEMKNLGFDTGVSETPITPIMLGEAKLAQEFSRGLFEEGVFAMALGYPTVPQGKARIRVMISAAHSQDDLDKGLEAFAKVGKRLEVIR
- a CDS encoding 2-amino-4-hydroxy-6-hydroxymethyldihydropteridine diphosphokinase, which gives rise to MTHDIYLALGTNLGDRLANLRAALRSLPPDVQPVSVSRVFETPPWGFADQPAFLNMALHARTALEPGSLLRKLKTLEVELGRGETFRWGPRVIDLDILFYDDLVLDTPPLVIPHPRLHERGFVLVPLADIAPDLVHPILGKTVRELLADVDAGEIVLNAEQIETAITPKS
- a CDS encoding transcriptional regulator, ArsR family, producing MSPDETPFAEIDRLVHEPARLHILTVLSLIEAADFLFLMRQTGLTKGNLSSHLGKLEAARYVDIEKEFVEKIPHTVVKITSRGREALQTYRQQMTGVLKKLPK
- a CDS encoding thioesterase, with the protein product MPAFSPSDPNFESRLRSSAGMQGLLSTLGAELGLVRAGEVHLTAPYDARFSQQDGFLHAGIAAALMDSACGYAAYSLMPAASRVLSVEFKVNLLSPARGQRFRAEGRVVKSGRTLTVCEGKLFSIENDAETLCAIMQATMICIKE